Within Primulina tabacum isolate GXHZ01 chromosome 5, ASM2559414v2, whole genome shotgun sequence, the genomic segment TcttagggattcatcaagagctaatccgtttataccggattagttggagccatctgATTTATTCACCAAATGTATAACGATtataacaccctatgaatgtttatctTAAAACCATACAAGTGcccaaacataaacatattttaattgtcaaaataaattaaaaattttaaaacttccgctgcgtttgggcgcgtagaaaaccgagatccaacagatAGATGTATTCCAGTACTGTTGATCAATAGAATTGTATATATTTATTAACAAACCAAGAAACATTAGTTGAGTTATTTACCTATACAATAACCCTGATTCATAGAATCTGTATCGGAACGATCGGAACGATCATCCCAGAACTGGAAAGATGGTAACTTTAagaaaatttgtaaaataacttcggtcaactatttaattaagaaaatgacaTCCTCATGTGTATTTCAAATACACATTAAATGTGTAGGAAGTTGCTTTGAGTCGTGATGTGAGAAAAAACGCTAACGGTGGATTGGCCGTTATTTTCGGAACGGAACAGAACATAACACAACGGGTTTTGCTGAAATCGAAAAGGAACGGATGACTTTGTCCTATTTTATCCCATTCACGCTTCTGCTCTCTGTTCTCTATGCGTATCGTAGAGGAAAGGAAGGGAAAGATGTCTTTAGGCTAGAAACTAGGCCGAGGGGAATGTCTTAggccaacaattttttttttttttttttggttttgtttGTTTCAGAGGGCcactatttttctttttttctgtattttattttttgtttacagttatattaaagtttatttaGAAAATAATTAGTGCCCAATTTCATTAATTCATTTATACAAAAAAtttgatgatatttttattttaatgaatatataaaatcattatatttttttaattaattatttcaattttttatttcataattaTAATATTGGAGGAAATTTAGCTTCAAAAACTTTTACTTAACTAAGTTTTTTATAAACTATTAATTTATTAgtatattatttaaatcaaaattaataTTGAATGTTTTCATTTATAAAACATGGGTGTATATTAATGTATTTTGAATGAGATTAAATattgatatattaatttttcatgattcatttatattttatgtaatctatatatttttcaaaattttactaATTTTGTTTCAATCGGTGCCACGATCGTTTGGTGTAATGACGTTGGAACTGGAACAGTAGTCTCCGCGACTTCTTACGAGGAACCATGTATATAACTCATAAAAAAACCAAGTTCCAAAAACATTCTGTATAATAGAACCAAgttgaagaaaaatgaagatACAAATTCAAAATCATCCCAAGAACAGTATAACACGATTGCGTTAATTCATCAAGCTAATTCCAAACCAAGAACGGCaaacatttattcattttaCACAAAACAAGGAACAAAACGAGatgaaattaaaaagaaaaacgcaaacacaaaaataaaaaatccacATAATTAACGTATTCATTCCCTTTGGATAACTGATCAAACTTGTGCAGCATCATCGACCCGATCATCCATGTTCTCCTTTGAAGCTTCCTCCAGCGACCTCCCCTTCGCCTCCGGCACTGCGAACGTACAAAGCATTCCCAGAGCATTGATCACGCCGAGTATAATCAGGGACTTCTTGACTCCAATCCCCGGTGGGTAACCCGCAGTTGGTGTATGTGGATCCTGGGCAGCGTAGAGAAACCCGAAGGCTCCTATAATGGCGCCGGCTTTTCCAGCAGCAGCCGATATTCCATGGCACGTCGACCTCAACCTGGCTGGGAAGATCTCAGCCGGCACGACGAATGTGGTTGCATTAGGCCCGAAATTCGCGAAGAAGAATGTCAGTCCATACATGACCACGAATCCGACCCGGTGTGTTCTCCAGTGACTATATGGAATCCCTATCGCGAACATGAAAACTGTCATGAAGAAAAATCCCATCATTTGTATCGCAAAACGCCCCATGCTGTCGATAAACGCGACTGTGAACCAGTACCCTGGGACGGTGCCGCACAGGGCGATTAATGTTTGTGCTTTGGCGATTCGAAACACTTCGCCTACGGCACTCATTGTTTCAGCCGTGGGGATCCATCCGATGTCGGAGAGGACGTCTTTTTGGAAGAGGTTTTGGCTGTAAAAGGCAATATCCAGTAAAAACCAGGTGGAGGTTGTTCCGAATAGGTGTAGTCCATGGCGTCTAACGAATTCTTTCGAGAACAACCCGAAATTGTTGGATTCCTTCTGTGAAATTCTCTGCACGATTTCTTCTTCTACTTCGATCTCTGCATTCAGCACTTTTCCCATGTCTTGCGCCGCCAGTTTCGCGTTTTTGGCCACCAACGCCGTGTAACGAGCCGTTTCTGGCATTTTCATCCGCCAGTAGTAAGTCAGTGCTGCCGGAATCGCACCCACCATTAAGACAATACGCCATAAGTAATCAGCTTGTGGCGGAGTGGAGCCAACAGCGTCACTTTGGTAAGAAGGAGATTTATACTTGTGATCAAATGCAGCTGAAACGACCAAAGAAACCACCCCACTGAACAAAATCCCGATACCCTGCATGGCAAAAACGGCGGCGATGAACGCCCCGCGAGTCTTTTTATTGGCATATTCCGACATTATGGTGGCCGAGAGAGGGTAATCGCCTCCGACACCGAATCCGAGCCAAAATCTGAAGAAACAAAGGGTAGTGAGGACACCCTTTGGAGTGGAGCCGAAGGATAAGCCCGAAGCAAGGGAGCAGGCAACCATGAGAACAAGGGTAATCCCATAAACCTTTTTCCTGCCCATTTTGTCTCCGAGCCAGCCGAAAAAGAGCTGCCCGCACAAGGTTCCTACGAGGGCAACACCGGTGACGGCAGCAGAGACACCCGCGGGTAAGATCCCGGGTTTCGGAGCACCAGGTTTGGTGTAGTAGATGCGACCTAAAAGCTTGGAGACTAATGAAATGATGAATAAATCATATGCATCGGTGAAGAATCCCATCCCAGCTATCACAATGGCTTTGAAATGGTAGAGTTGCGTCTTGGCTAAATCAAGTGCCGTTAACACTTGTAACTGGTCCCCGCCCATGGCTTCAACGATTCTTGATTTCTCCTTCCAACACTTTGCTGATTAATCCTATGAGATTTCACAAAAACAAAATGGTTGTTAATTATTCGGAAGTGTGTGTAATACGCTTATGCTATGACTTTTAGTTCATATGCATCAAGATTACAACATGTTTGGATCCGAGTCTCGAACTCGATATCTCGTAACCTGTCTCGAATATAATATATTCACTACAAATATACTAGACATGTACTTAAGGGAGTCCCACGTCTAAATCCCTAAAAAATATGAGTTAATTTCTTCATATTTGCCATATATATGAGTTACTTGTAAGAGAAAATGATATCCCCATCACCTCTCTCTCTAAATTTCAAAATCACCTTTTAGGCTTTTATCTTAATATCtgaaaatttatcataaaaCTCCACAACTTTTAGAaattaataaatgttttaaccTACCTAAATAATCATATAAACTAATTATAAACAGAACAATCTTATGAAATATTACCTCTGAAGTTCTTAATTTAAGTATAATCTCTAAATTTTTTCAcaagaaattcaaaatttgtttatatatatatatataaaaaaactaatttATCCACACAAGTATGCACATTATTACATATACATCAGATATCTCACAATAAAACATGGGATATGCATCATATCATACCAATGTAATAGAGAATGCAAATTCAGTATACTCGGAAACGGGGAAAAAAAATTACGCATTTAATTTAAGAAGATTTGAGAGAAGATGAACCTGAAATTTCCAAGGAATTGGTAGATTGAACTGATGGAAGAGAATGTTGAAGTTATCGTATCGATTTTGGATCTTGGTTGCTTTTATACAAGAACCTGGATagaattatttgaaaaaatcacCGGCATAACTCCGGCATATAGTGGGTATATACCCTTAAAATGTCAAACTCCTTGATTATTTAATCAGCAACTATACTGTTTTTGGCTTTACAATTTGCATTCGGACATTACAGAACAATTTGACATTAATTTATTGTCTTAGACGTACTTATTTGATTTTTGCGATTGATAATTTCCATTATCGGTTGACAAATTTGATGTAGAacaaatttgtgaattttacaAGGGGTTAtgtaaaatcatataattttgaGTTATcgatgttgggtgcaataattgtccctacttggtagagcgatcaaaccgtggtgcttgagctactgtgcggtttaaaagatttgagtaattgcaccattaccaccatctataacttttggtaaagcgacaagcGCTCGATCCTATGGGGATCATATCCAAATCTGTTCCGTTAGTCATCCATAATTCCTACTTCTCTCAACCTAAGCCTATTTTCCTTATTATATATAGATGTAATTGTCGTAACAAATAATACTTCACTCGCCCCCCATGAGCATGACATAGTAGTAAAACATTTTGAGTATAGAGTGAGGGTTACAAGTGAAAATCCCATGGGCGACTTGGAGGGGCCAATGTTATGAAAATTAAATGAGAGTCAGCTCCAAAAGTGTTTAGGCCATGATCGCATCCGAATCTACCTTGGACGTGAACCAGCTCCAAAAGCTATATCTTTTGGTAAAGCGATaaacactcggtcctacaaacGACCCCGTCTTCGACAATATTTCAGATTCTTTATAATCTCGTATCGATGAATTTGAAATCCGTTAATTTCAATTTTACCTTATTTTCCAAACAAAGATAATTCCTATGTCCACAGTTGAAATGAAATTACTGCACGCAAGTAATCGACATCTTAAATAAATGAAACCATAAAACAGTATATTTACATAAATAGGATGGTTAAATTTTtgttaatataaattatatttaggaTTCAATAAAATAATGTCGATTTTGAGTTAAAATACAGTCAAAAGTCACTGATGTGAAGGATGAACGAATAATATgtcacatttttttaaattatgattgCGTAAgctattaaaaaaaatgattaataTGAACAACATGCAATCAATCATGGCTGCGCATcgataattattaaattaaagtcaAATGGTTAACGAGACAATTTGGATACGTTTGACTATGTATTTAAGACCAACTTTCTTTTCATGTCATTCTCCTAGGATGTCGACCCAGGTAAGGAGACAAACGGCTCTGGCATCTAAGCAGAATCTCGATGttgtaatatatattattttttaattaaatagatttatattcaaatatattataataatattataacaATAATtagaaattattatattttgtgaTTTGAATTggttatatttaaatgagattataatataattataaaaaatagtgaTATCTAAAATGTTATTAGGATCAGAAAATTGATTAGAGGCAATGAGTAAGCAATCTatacaaatatattaaaattcagTTGGGTTAACAACTTTTGAATGTTATCTCAATCAGTTTAACTCAACAAGCCATCGATAAAAGTAACTGTCTGAAATGAGGCTCGCTGAAGTGTTTGAACAATAATACAGTGGGGCTATGATTCGACTTTGCTaactgataaaaaaaaatgcacaatctgttgtttatggaagttagAAGGTGACGTAATCCTTCTGTGTCTTGCTTTCTATCGTCTTCGAAAGGATATCACTATAAGAACTTTGATAGTTAAAAGTAATTTGCAAACTCCTAGCTAACACTCAATTTAACAATCTTAGTACAAATATTCTTTCTGTCATTTTACAAGTAGTTCTGAAACAAATAACCCATCACAATTTGATTATCAGAATGATCGAATAAAACTTTAAGTGTGTGCTTCAGCAGCTCTTGATCATCTGGGTTTCAAACTACTTAGAAATTCAGTagtgttgttttgtttttgttttttttttgtttttttttttttttgtatagtGAATGAAAAATTAAATACTTATGTGGTGGGTTTGGACCATATCCtccgatatatatatatatatatatatatatatatatacaccaacagattttttttcataaatttatACTAAAAGGATCTTATATTACTATACTATTTGTCATCGTGTAATAATCTCCCTTGTTAGAAGATTAACTGATACGTGATGTTTGAgctactatataatataaataatttgatTGGGCCGACCACCAGGCatttttttgataaaatagGAAATACTTGATCCTATAATTGGTATCTgagcaaattttaaaaattatatatgctATGATAACAATCAGTATTTAGTGCTTGAGATGctttacgatttaaaatatttgagttatatTATTATCACGAGCTATACATTTGATATAGCAACAAACGTTCGATCGCGCAATATCAAAATCTTTAGatcaattatattattttttgcaAACATCTTAAAAACTTATTTTTAGAAGAAGATATTACAACTTATAAGACTACTTATaagatataaaaaattaaaatttattagaaTAAATTTAGTCAAATAcgcttttaataataatatagtataaatgtataaataatcctaataattttgaaaataagctACTGGATTCAAAAATGAATTGAAAAATATAGTAAAATAAGCTCAATAGGACATAAAAATTTTGGGTAGCTATTGCAAGATCAAATGTTTGTatctttaccaaaagttatagtcGTTAGAAATggtacaactcaaatctttaATACCTCACAACAGTTCAAGAACCACATTTTGATTACTCTACCCAGTAAGGAAAATAAATTATAGGACCGAATGTTCGTCGTTTAACCAAAAGTTATAGTTTGTAGTAAATGTGCAACTCGAATCTTTTGAACCGTACAAGAGCTCAAACACCACATTTCGAATGTTTTACCTAACATAGATAGTTATCGTACCCAACAGctatatatatcaaaagaaaaacaaactaaTCTTTCGTCACACTTGTGAACAAGagatggtttgaatctttagaATAAATGATTCTGCCTAGATGCAACTTAAGTCTCTTTTCTTTTTTGATCTATTTCAAAATTAATCCTCATTTACTATGAACATGGAGTAAGGCCATCTCCAACCTCGCGCTATGAAACGCTATGATAGCGCAGAGTTTTGCACTCCAACGGAGGCTGAGCCATTTCTCCAAAATGGCGCAGGCGCAAAGGAGAAACCCAGCGCCAAAATGGCGCTGGGTTTgggcttttttatttttttaaatttttttaatgttttttaattaatataaatatgtattaaatatttttaataatattattatataattgatGAGTAAAATTAAATCgtgttgatataaaatataattcataataaaaattaaaacacaaaaaaattaattataattatattagaaaatttacgaaaatatttctagttttttattttatttttgatatttttaactctcgtaaatatataattgataaaatatcaGAAAAACCAACAGAAAAATTTTGTTCATATTGATCATTTGTGGGAGGAATACAGTTGTTCAGATGTTTGAATTTGGATTCATATTAAgttctaaaaataaattatctGTATTAAAATTATGTCAATTTTAATAATGAAGCATTTGTATTAATTCGTATTATAAATATTAGAGTTAATATATAtaagaatcaaataaataaatttaactattaataaaaataaaattataattataatactaatgttaacattaattataattatattgttaaatttataaataaatagtaaacaaaaaGAATATTCTAGGAATATACTTTTTagtgtaagatttgaagtaaatggTTGGAGATGAATGTTATATTTGGTGCAGAAACTGCATTATTTTGGTGCAGTTTAGATTTATAGGTTGGAGATGGCCTAAATAATAATAGTTGTCATGTATAAGTGGCAAGAGAGCACATATCAAGGTCATtaaatactttaaaaaaaatatttgcaattgatttttttttttaaatgaaatctTTATATTAGATTTTGTATTATAAAAGAAGGCACTGTCACCTTAGAATATGCGAAtcttattttttgaaatacctttgaattataataaaaaaaagaaaaaaaattatattttagaatGACAACTAGAATCCTTACTCCCTATGATACAAATAAAATAGTGTCGGACTcatgatttatatatttttaaaattaagcagtaaataatattttaaaaataatttaaaatggacATCGCTTGCCTAGTTCCCTTAGctcacaaaaaataaataaatacataaattttaTGAATCCATACGTACAATCTTGTAGCTTGCATGTCCAACAAAAATACCATGTAAACATGTCTAACTACATGTAAACATGAAAAGTACTTTCAAAAAGTCAAATATGACTCTTCACAATTTTAAATACCTAATTGTAAACATGAAAaataacaaatgaaaaacaaaatgTGTGAAAATCGTCTATTATGAATATATACAAACATATAAAAGTATATGTTTGTACTATCATTTTTTTGTTACAAtcattttttgtaatttttttaggaGTTCAATAAATTAATGTATAAATAGTTAAGAACTTATTCAAAGTTAATAATTTTAGGTGTGATtttcataatatattatattattatattataattagtTTCTAATGAATTTTTGAGTAGtcttatttttgttattttagaatataattaatgattttataaattataatgagtTAGAATAATTTTTTCAGTAGGGGTATgttgtatattttaaaattttggttaTATTTAGtgtgtaaatattttatggattATCATTAAGTGTATTGGGAAACAATAATTCGATCTACTCGAAGAGTGGTCTAAACATAACATTGAGATTGTGTTTGATCTTACAATTAGTATCATGATAACCAATATTACATGTTCAATTCTCATAAACTATAagaagtgcaattattgggagcaGAACGGTTGGGAAGTTACGAGTTAAAATATTAGAGTTGCATATTTATAAAAACTtggtataattttttatatagcGATAAATACTAGATTCTGCCAAGTGAAATAATTGTTATAGTAAgagtaatttaatatttaaaaaattgacaGATCATGGCATCAAACTTAAATAGTCTGTGACCCTCAACCTTACTaatataatatgaaaattaaaattttaatagaaGATTTTTGTAAGATTATTTGATACCCAACTTAAATGACCAATTTTGTTACTTTCCCTCGTTATTAAATGATCAAATCAAGGTTGATAACTCTTCAATAAATTATGAGATTAATAAATATTCTCATATTCATAGTGGTTTGATCTATACTCGTTATTTGCAATCATGTAATTATTCAAGTTGTGCAATATAAATATGTGCTAGTATTTTCACTTCTCACCATCTCTCAAATAAATGACTTCAATAATCTTTTCTCTATTTTCAGTTTGGCTGATTatacttcaaatattttcttcttctgCTTATAATGATAGTATCGATAACTCGACCACCGGTGCGGCAGGTGCCCCATAAAGTTCGTCATGTTAGCACTCACCCACCGCCTGGATCCTTCTTCGCTGGCGGTAAAGGAATCGGATCCGGCTAATAGGGTGGTTGCGTAGGACAGCTAGCGGTGGAGATTTTAGTATCAGTTAGTAATTTGGTCTAAACAATAAAGACGAAGACATCGATGTCATAGTTAATTT encodes:
- the LOC142547689 gene encoding low affinity inorganic phosphate transporter 3-like, which translates into the protein MGGDQLQVLTALDLAKTQLYHFKAIVIAGMGFFTDAYDLFIISLVSKLLGRIYYTKPGAPKPGILPAGVSAAVTGVALVGTLCGQLFFGWLGDKMGRKKVYGITLVLMVACSLASGLSFGSTPKGVLTTLCFFRFWLGFGVGGDYPLSATIMSEYANKKTRGAFIAAVFAMQGIGILFSGVVSLVVSAAFDHKYKSPSYQSDAVGSTPPQADYLWRIVLMVGAIPAALTYYWRMKMPETARYTALVAKNAKLAAQDMGKVLNAEIEVEEEIVQRISQKESNNFGLFSKEFVRRHGLHLFGTTSTWFLLDIAFYSQNLFQKDVLSDIGWIPTAETMSAVGEVFRIAKAQTLIALCGTVPGYWFTVAFIDSMGRFAIQMMGFFFMTVFMFAIGIPYSHWRTHRVGFVVMYGLTFFFANFGPNATTFVVPAEIFPARLRSTCHGISAAAGKAGAIIGAFGFLYAAQDPHTPTAGYPPGIGVKKSLIILGVINALGMLCTFAVPEAKGRSLEEASKENMDDRVDDAAQV